TTAATGTGGGAAGATTCTATCATTTTGACCCATGTAATGTTAGCGAAGTTTAATTTATCCCCCATTGACCATGTCACGTCATTATTTATGTGAAATCTTAATTAATTCAACATATTCTATGAGGGGGTAAATGACAGAATCTTCACAGTACATGGGGTAAtcggaaaatatatatatattatagggGATAAACCAAAATTCGCGCACATTGCAGGGGTAAACATCTATTAACCCTATTATTATAAGTTCAACTATAATTGATccatttttgtttgatttagtTTTTTAGCTTGAATATCCATGATATATTCTCAATTagttataatttattaaaaccTTTATGTGAAACATTTAATGTCTTCATATAATAACTCATGCAGGAAACATTGAAACATGAAGAAAATTATTTCGGgtaacaaatattcaaatgatcACCTAATCTATGAGATTTTGGTAATAATCTTTACAACCCTTAGTGTTGTAGACCTTGCAATAGCTTCTATGGTTTGCAAATCATGGAACTTAGCAAGTCGTTCCCCTAAACTATGGAAAAAGCTTGATTTAAGTATATTGAGCTTAAAAGGAATGAATGAACCATTGAGACCATTTGCTTGGATGGACCAATATTCAAGTcaaaaaataactcaattcCTGAAGTATACTTCAAGTTTGAGTGGTGGAACCATAAGTTgcataatatttaattataatgtCTACTTGAGAGATATGCACTTAATCTCGATTGCTGAAAGGTAATATTTTTAACTTATTATTCTGTGTTTTTTATGATTGTGGTTGAATCTTTTTTTTGTACTTGGAAAATATTTAACTTTATTGTTGTAAGGGTTGAAATATCTTTTGTACTCTTCTTAATATATTTTACTTAattctaaaaaacaaaaaacatgtaATATAGTATTGaaattaattgtatttttttataacttatACGCACCATGCACCATggttcatattagaattttccTGTTAAGTATATATGTTCTTTAATGTGCAGGACTCCAAATCTAAAAAGGTTAGTTCTTCCTATATCCGGAAACATATCAAAAATTGGAATAGAAACCGCATTGAGATCATGGAGAGGTCTCAAATCCATTACAATCACC
This portion of the Trifolium pratense cultivar HEN17-A07 linkage group LG3, ARS_RC_1.1, whole genome shotgun sequence genome encodes:
- the LOC123915147 gene encoding F-box/LRR-repeat protein At3g48880-like, with amino-acid sequence MKKIISGNKYSNDHLIYEILVIIFTTLSVVDLAIASMVCKSWNLASRSPKLWKKLDLSILSLKGMNEPLRPFAWMDQYSSQKITQFLKYTSSLSGGTISCIIFNYNVYLRDMHLISIAERTPNLKRLVLPISGNISKIGIETALRSWRGLKSITITSMVHYINLFDAIEKYCTNIVCLKFTYCFEQDHAKSLVKYTPNLKVLSIRSMRVNMRGLCYVLNNLEHLKVVNLRHSIILDKFDDELRIYSIFDVLSRVNISCKIIVCQRRSCLRCKNENMRNSRRLSNGSLEEIWREDEIICLAH